AGGTCGTCGAAGACCTCCGGGTTACGGCCGTGGTCCTCCTCCATCTCCCGGAGTTCCTTGGCCTGTTGGTGGACGATGGCCTGGACGCGACGGGCGATGCTGACGAAGGAACGCTGCGCGGAGTCACGCATGTTCTCCTCGCGCTCCACGATCCTGAGCACGGTCCGCAGCAAGTCGCGCTGCGGATCGGGAAGTTGCCGCCACTCCGGATCGGCGTCGACGACTTGGCGAATCACCTCTCCGGGGGATTCTCCAGTGCTGAGCCGGTGCAGCGTCGCGGGCAGGATCTCCTGACCGAGGCGGACCATCTCCTGCTTCTGGTCGGCGATCCGCCGTTCCAGATACGCGGTGTGACGGTCGTGCTCGGCGCGCAGGACCCGCAGGTTGCGTCCGCGACGTACCGCTTCGGCCGCCGTCATGATCACCAGCAGGGTGGCGACGGCTCCGCACCAGCCGACGGCGATCCGGGCAGGCCCCGCCACCAGGGCGACGGCGGCCCCGGTCGCCGCGGCCATCACTATGGCGGGCGGCAACAGCACGCGCGCGTAGGGAAGTTCACGGCCACCGGGGGGCGATTGAACACTCACCATGTATGCCCTCTAAAGACAGGTCGGCTGGGGGGATGGGGGAAATCCGGGGGGAGCTTCTGTATCTTTTGCATGTTTGGGAACAAGCGCACGAATACAGCCCAACTCGGTGCGCTGCGGGCGAGCTTAGTCCGACCGGATCACCGCTGTGTCATATTCAGCAAGCCCCTGAAAAGGGACACGGAAGGGGAGTACCCTCAGCCCATTTACACGCTGCGGCTTCAATCGCACACAGCGAGTCACCATGAACGGGCATGCGAAAATCACTCACCGTAATGAGTGAAGCATCGGTTCCGGCCGGGGTTCCGGCTCAGATTCCCGCGATGCGCAACGCCGCGTCGGCCGTCGCCTCCGCGAAGGCGGACACCGGCCGCTCGGGGTCGGAACGGTGCACGAGGATGACCCCCTCGATCAGCCCGAACACCAGATCCGTCCGCAGCTCCAACTCGCTCTTGGCGAGCGCGCCACCGGCCGCGGTCGCGGCGAGCAACTGCCGGTACGCGTCCTTGAGTTCGGCGCGCACGGCATGAAAACCGGCGAACCGCTCGGCGCGCACTTCGGGCAGCAGATACAGCCCGCCGAGGTTGTGCGAACCGCCGCACAACAGCTCGACGTCGGTACGGCACAGCTCCCACAGCCGCCCCTCGGCCGGGGTCGCGTCGTCCGCGAGGAGTTCCCGGGCGTACGTCAGCGAGGGCGTGACCGTGGACTCCAGGAGGTCCGCGAGCAGCTCCTCCTTGCCGGAGACGTAGTGGTACATCGACGCCTGCCGCATGCCCGCGCGCTCGGCGACGGCCCGGGTGGTGGTGGCCGCGTAGCCCCGGGTGGTGAACAACTCGGCGGCGGCGGAGAG
The nucleotide sequence above comes from Streptomyces sp. N50. Encoded proteins:
- a CDS encoding helix-turn-helix domain-containing protein → MGTPGAQGGRRVGRPRADQRPDSGLTPRAELLSAAAELFTTRGYAATTTRAVAERAGMRQASMYHYVSGKEELLADLLESTVTPSLTYARELLADDATPAEGRLWELCRTDVELLCGGSHNLGGLYLLPEVRAERFAGFHAVRAELKDAYRQLLAATAAGGALAKSELELRTDLVFGLIEGVILVHRSDPERPVSAFAEATADAALRIAGI